From Butyricimonas paravirosa, one genomic window encodes:
- a CDS encoding thioredoxin fold domain-containing protein produces MRFNFFLTLASVMVLLLAEMKKADAQMTVAQPIQTKVETESGIRFFEGTWEEALVESKKTGKPIFMDCYTVWCVPCKMLAKDVFTRPEVGDYFNIHFINVKMDMGTEQGKVLNDKYQVTGYPTLLFLDGDGNLIHRIVGAPTADILLKEGGRAIDGKGYSSMSKAYEEGNRQPNFIQEYMDVLDIAGEGSKAAQICLNYFKTLDKSKLKEREYWELFCKYVKDVDADVSKYVYKNRAEFINLFGAAAVEKKLFQLFSNGAYRYWKKEGDSGIFDEKGFENYVHQLMKKDIRGKEQIIMDARMAYAMNTGDWAKYVQMGTDRLNDGEKSDFVVYNWALRVNMQCNDTELREKAAEWMDRMAIDCDRRPQSDATISLKKSFLRVADQLRHPEKKDKNYRPTITISGKIAALTDNDNTIKIIKKDGFFKQTVDSCEAKLDGTYELKMKVEKPGMYILECQGGQKVDFWAGTEDLKVDFPGFGKAKMRVIRPMYIHIQGGKDNEVINQMNWEIYQNYQLMGSISRPVYNYSGLVDSVKQQIASQLTDVAGKIVLDRLQHYAEVYADREAVLAILMLLKGEEYEETVKKVVDNLSKLYPGSLALKDFKAVLAQRELAKQGQMAPEFSCPTPDGKKNFGPQDFKGKFLVMDFWASWCGPCRAEIPHLKKAYEKYADKEVAFFSVSIDKSNAAWKKALGEENMPWEQVCVPQAGKEVMRLYQFSGIPYVLILDKEGRIVGTNLRGQALMDKLEELVNGKKTKAAKSSMMMVR; encoded by the coding sequence ATGAGATTTAATTTTTTCTTGACACTTGCAAGTGTCATGGTACTATTGTTGGCTGAAATGAAAAAAGCAGACGCTCAAATGACAGTTGCTCAGCCAATACAAACGAAAGTAGAAACGGAGTCGGGTATTCGTTTCTTTGAAGGGACTTGGGAGGAAGCTTTGGTAGAATCAAAAAAGACCGGTAAGCCTATTTTTATGGATTGTTACACCGTGTGGTGTGTGCCATGTAAGATGTTGGCAAAAGACGTCTTTACCCGTCCGGAGGTTGGGGATTATTTTAACATCCATTTTATTAATGTGAAGATGGATATGGGAACAGAACAGGGAAAAGTATTGAATGACAAGTATCAGGTGACGGGGTATCCGACATTACTTTTCTTGGATGGCGATGGGAATTTAATACACCGGATTGTAGGGGCTCCTACGGCGGATATTTTGTTAAAAGAAGGTGGGCGTGCTATTGATGGGAAGGGGTATTCCTCCATGAGTAAGGCGTATGAAGAAGGAAATCGTCAACCTAATTTTATACAGGAATACATGGATGTATTGGATATTGCTGGTGAGGGAAGTAAAGCGGCACAAATCTGTTTGAACTATTTTAAAACGTTGGACAAGTCGAAATTGAAAGAACGAGAGTATTGGGAGCTTTTCTGTAAATACGTGAAAGACGTGGATGCAGATGTTTCTAAATATGTTTATAAAAATCGAGCCGAGTTCATCAACCTTTTTGGGGCTGCAGCGGTAGAAAAGAAGTTGTTTCAGTTGTTTAGCAACGGGGCCTATCGTTACTGGAAAAAAGAAGGTGATAGTGGAATCTTTGATGAGAAAGGGTTTGAGAACTACGTGCATCAGCTAATGAAAAAAGACATCAGGGGAAAGGAACAAATCATTATGGATGCACGAATGGCTTACGCAATGAATACCGGGGATTGGGCAAAATATGTGCAAATGGGAACTGATCGCTTGAATGACGGGGAGAAGAGTGACTTTGTCGTGTATAATTGGGCATTAAGGGTTAATATGCAGTGCAATGATACGGAGCTACGTGAGAAGGCGGCCGAATGGATGGACCGGATGGCTATTGATTGTGATCGAAGACCCCAATCGGATGCGACAATATCTTTGAAAAAGAGTTTCCTGCGGGTAGCAGACCAGTTGAGACATCCCGAAAAAAAAGATAAAAATTATCGTCCGACCATTACAATTTCCGGGAAGATTGCTGCTTTAACTGATAATGATAATACGATCAAGATTATCAAAAAAGACGGATTCTTCAAACAAACGGTGGACTCCTGCGAGGCAAAGCTGGATGGGACTTATGAATTAAAGATGAAGGTTGAAAAACCGGGTATGTATATTTTGGAGTGTCAAGGTGGACAAAAAGTTGATTTTTGGGCGGGAACAGAGGATTTAAAAGTTGATTTTCCTGGTTTCGGTAAAGCGAAGATGAGAGTGATACGTCCGATGTATATTCATATTCAGGGAGGTAAGGATAACGAAGTGATCAACCAAATGAACTGGGAAATTTATCAGAATTACCAATTGATGGGTTCGATTTCTCGTCCGGTTTATAATTATTCAGGTCTTGTGGACTCCGTAAAGCAACAGATCGCTTCGCAATTGACAGATGTTGCGGGTAAAATTGTGTTGGATCGTTTGCAGCATTATGCCGAAGTATATGCGGATCGAGAAGCCGTTTTAGCTATTTTAATGCTTTTGAAAGGCGAAGAATATGAGGAAACCGTGAAAAAAGTGGTGGATAATTTATCCAAGTTATATCCTGGAAGTTTGGCATTGAAAGATTTTAAGGCTGTTCTTGCACAACGAGAACTAGCAAAACAAGGACAGATGGCACCCGAATTTTCTTGCCCGACTCCTGACGGGAAGAAGAATTTTGGGCCACAAGACTTTAAAGGTAAATTCCTTGTCATGGATTTTTGGGCATCTTGGTGCGGGCCATGTCGGGCAGAGATCCCTCATTTGAAAAAGGCTTATGAGAAATATGCGGACAAGGAAGTCGCATTTTTCAGTGTATCAATTGATAAGAGTAATGCTGCTTGGAAAAAAGCTTTAGGAGAAGAGAATATGCCTTGGGAGCAGGTGTGTGTCCCACAAGCGGGAAAAGAGGTGATGAGATTGTACCAATTTTCGGGCATCCCCTATGTTTTGATCTTGGATAAGGAGGGGCGTATCGTGGGGACAAATTTGAGAGGTCAGGCATTGATGGATAAATTGGAAGAATTGGTGAACGGGAAAAAAACTAAAGCGGCTAAATCATCCATGATGATGGTGAGATAA
- a CDS encoding RNA polymerase sigma factor, with the protein MRNIVTDIRGGDKDSFKEFFEDYYPILCVFSSKYVKNEEQCKDIAQETLLSYWEKRADFEDIYKVKGFLYMVARNRCLNYLKREQVNQAYVDEANRESEEYFQEEVIEQETYMLVRKAIEGLPPQMRTIIKYAMEGLKNPQIASEMGIAEGTVHALKKTAYRKLREQLKEHFYLLLFI; encoded by the coding sequence ATGCGAAATATCGTAACAGATATAAGGGGGGGAGATAAGGACTCTTTTAAAGAGTTCTTTGAGGATTATTACCCTATTTTGTGTGTATTCTCTTCGAAATATGTGAAGAACGAGGAGCAATGCAAGGATATTGCGCAGGAGACACTATTGAGTTATTGGGAGAAACGGGCTGATTTCGAGGATATATATAAAGTAAAGGGATTTCTTTATATGGTGGCACGTAACCGGTGCCTGAATTATTTGAAACGGGAACAAGTAAATCAAGCATACGTGGACGAGGCCAACCGGGAGTCAGAGGAATATTTTCAAGAAGAGGTTATTGAGCAAGAAACTTATATGTTGGTTAGGAAAGCCATTGAGGGTTTGCCCCCTCAGATGAGAACCATCATTAAGTATGCTATGGAAGGTCTGAAAAATCCACAGATCGCCAGTGAAATGGGGATTGCCGAAGGCACAGTTCATGCTTTGAAGAAAACAGCTTATCGTAAATTACGGGAACAGTTAAAAGAACACTTCTATCTCTTATTGTTTATATAA
- a CDS encoding DUF4843 domain-containing protein: MKKQIIWLGLIMAWMLCACEEDNKLMYDESSRVLNLWFGSESTEGRVDSTEYNYAYRPLGTDLDSVTFYVKLAGVPLEEDCTFDLEVTGGDVSSVIVDKHYVLPSYVLKAGTTGGYYPIYLKNTSDFKDKAFTLALALKENVKLETGVKEYATLKLIVKDREEKPAYWDEDPETYMPLKNFFGTYSRTKYQFMIKVTGKVISRVIYQGTPIPPHEISYFEAQYLQAKLRLAVEEYNNNPENPDRPLSDENGPITF; this comes from the coding sequence ATGAAGAAACAAATTATATGGTTAGGGCTTATCATGGCATGGATGCTATGTGCCTGTGAAGAGGATAATAAACTGATGTATGATGAGAGTTCAAGAGTGTTGAATCTTTGGTTTGGTTCGGAGTCAACGGAAGGGAGAGTGGATAGTACGGAATATAATTATGCCTATCGTCCTTTGGGAACAGATTTGGATTCTGTAACGTTCTACGTGAAATTAGCCGGAGTTCCTTTGGAGGAGGATTGTACTTTTGACTTGGAAGTGACTGGAGGGGATGTATCCTCGGTAATTGTCGATAAGCACTACGTGCTACCGTCGTATGTATTGAAAGCTGGGACTACCGGGGGGTACTATCCGATTTATCTGAAAAATACTTCTGATTTTAAGGATAAAGCGTTTACTCTTGCTTTAGCATTGAAGGAAAATGTTAAATTAGAGACCGGAGTTAAGGAGTATGCCACGTTAAAATTGATCGTTAAGGATCGAGAGGAAAAACCGGCATACTGGGATGAAGATCCGGAGACTTATATGCCGCTGAAAAACTTTTTCGGGACTTATAGCCGGACGAAATATCAGTTTATGATTAAGGTTACGGGTAAAGTGATTTCTCGAGTTATTTATCAAGGGACACCGATTCCACCTCATGAGATTTCTTATTTCGAGGCGCAGTATTTACAGGCAAAGCTTCGGTTGGCCGTGGAAGAATATAATAATAATCCAGAAAATCCCGATCGTCCTTTGTCAGATGAAAATGGACCTATAACTTTTTAA
- a CDS encoding PKD-like family lipoprotein — protein sequence MMKILKYIILSIVASLGLWSCYDDKGNYDYHDLDEIVIDSSGGLIQANYSISRLEILEIPLKVYYEGKLVNGSETQFPDLEFNWVVYQQGTETPIADRDTIAKQIELKIPVDLDERQWELVFTVLNKRTDIRTFMKFGLKVNSGLSEGWMVLYEKDGKTDVGLITNKLIAPDVTKEQEWVDIYSAYNHESLAGKPLRLFYSMVTKPEVVMIVSDKDMVAVDPLSFNKLYAFEDLFWTAPEVKAPNYYMSFFNKREFLLNDGKAHAVNFSTSGSNRTNLFFGVPCTGNYGELANWCASMSTAYSGVVYDQTAQRFMCVKSNRTEVSTLPDQAEGVAFDCNNVGMELVMSDYGRNNYEYILMKEGENHYYLLIADFCGFMTQSTIGVGKYDMMNCKGVTEGITSVTAGYKGEIFYYAAGNGVYLYDYKVSNASGDPVWEAPDGETVTCVRLQKYQGTGLMVKVPVNDCEILYIATYNESTGNGTVYQLKVNPSSGAVDKSSQKEFSGFGKIKDMGWKMN from the coding sequence ATGATGAAGATACTAAAATATATAATATTATCAATTGTTGCCAGTCTAGGATTATGGTCTTGTTACGACGATAAAGGCAATTATGATTATCATGATTTGGATGAAATTGTAATTGATTCTTCCGGTGGGTTGATTCAGGCGAATTATTCTATCTCCCGCTTGGAGATATTGGAGATACCTTTAAAGGTGTATTACGAAGGGAAATTAGTAAATGGTTCTGAAACACAATTTCCAGATTTGGAATTTAATTGGGTCGTTTACCAGCAGGGAACGGAGACTCCGATTGCAGATAGAGATACAATTGCGAAACAGATTGAATTGAAAATTCCCGTGGATTTGGATGAGAGGCAATGGGAGCTTGTGTTTACCGTGCTGAATAAACGGACAGATATACGTACGTTCATGAAATTCGGGTTGAAAGTGAATTCAGGTCTAAGTGAGGGATGGATGGTGTTGTATGAAAAAGATGGAAAAACGGATGTAGGATTGATCACGAATAAACTGATTGCTCCGGATGTCACGAAAGAACAAGAATGGGTAGATATTTATTCCGCATATAATCACGAATCTTTAGCAGGAAAACCTTTGAGGTTATTTTATTCAATGGTGACGAAGCCTGAAGTTGTTATGATTGTTTCTGATAAAGATATGGTTGCGGTTGATCCCTTGTCGTTTAATAAATTGTATGCATTTGAGGATTTATTTTGGACGGCTCCGGAGGTGAAAGCTCCTAATTATTACATGTCTTTCTTTAATAAGAGAGAGTTTTTATTAAATGATGGGAAGGCACATGCGGTTAATTTTTCCACGAGCGGATCTAATAGAACGAATTTGTTTTTTGGAGTTCCTTGTACGGGTAATTATGGCGAATTGGCGAATTGGTGTGCTAGTATGAGTACGGCTTATAGCGGGGTTGTGTATGACCAAACGGCACAACGTTTTATGTGTGTGAAATCAAATCGGACTGAAGTTTCTACTTTGCCGGATCAGGCTGAAGGAGTGGCATTTGATTGTAATAATGTAGGAATGGAGTTGGTGATGAGTGATTATGGAAGAAATAATTACGAGTATATACTCATGAAAGAAGGTGAAAATCATTATTACTTGTTGATTGCTGATTTTTGTGGTTTCATGACGCAAAGTACAATTGGCGTGGGGAAATATGATATGATGAATTGTAAAGGTGTGACCGAGGGTATCACTTCTGTGACTGCAGGATATAAGGGAGAAATCTTTTATTATGCAGCAGGAAACGGGGTTTACCTATACGACTATAAGGTGTCGAATGCTTCAGGAGATCCCGTGTGGGAGGCTCCGGATGGAGAGACGGTAACTTGCGTGCGTTTACAAAAATACCAAGGTACGGGTCTCATGGTTAAGGTGCCAGTCAATGATTGTGAAATATTGTATATCGCAACTTATAATGAATCGACCGGGAATGGGACCGTGTACCAACTAAAGGTAAATCCTTCCAGTGGAGCCGTGGACAAAAGTAGTCAAAAAGAGTTTTCCGGTTTCGGGAAAATAAAAGATATGGGGTGGAAAATGAATTAA
- a CDS encoding SusC/RagA family TonB-linked outer membrane protein, with translation MKLKLVLILISSFQLSAAVYSQDNRLTLKMEDASLEQVIWEIQKQTDFVFMYGTRDITKVTNLTVDMTDKTVNEILDQCLRHSGLVYTISGNAVIIKRADDDKKEMTVIKGVVKDKNGDPLPGVTIIEKGTSIGVATGINGEFTFSTTKKDSVTLLFTFVGMKMKQVLWNGQKTLNVVMEEDAQEMEEVVVTGYQVIKKSNMAGSVSTIGAEDLILNGTQSLEQALQGKLPGVVVLNQDGLVGTRQKVRVRGTSTLLGSQEPVWVVDGIIQEDPLPFKATELVAFGSDPDNIDMIRNFVGSSIAWLNPSDIQDVTVLKDASATAIYGIKAANGVIVITTKKGTSGRMSLNYSGNFTIGSKITYNKMNLMNSKQRVDVSREIYNEGLVSGTSLSPVGYQGLLQQYLEEKISYAQFNDGVKKLEVINTDWFDLLYENPFSHSHNISMSGGNENSTYYASFGIMKKNGTAKGNDSENYQGSVSVNTKMWDKVQISGKLAGSVAKTKAFNKVTPYTYASKTSRVIAAFDDKGDYYYYKNYSGYMYNVLNELDNTGNQNTTSSINANLSLNWEIFKGFKFETTFGYAYSSSYGETWATEYSAYIAQKRTYEFGAYGPNDIEYQRSKLPHGGELSIAEYRNNSYTWRNQVSYVKNFGVHLITAMIGQESKSSKYDGLTETVYGYLPGRGKTVLNPPGAILDNSGNTIANSLVEEQVKVSIKDNTTNSLSFYGAFTYTFDERYVLNASIRSDASNRFGQDKSARYQPVWSVGLRWNMGREHFLEGQNFLNEFSVRASYGYQGNANESTGPDLIAYIPSGSEGMAKETGEYLLKIKSLPNPKLKWEKTQTTDIGADFVFWNNKISGTFEYYYKKTTDVIVNRELPYEDGVLSMPMNGGSLKNSGWELSFSLTPVRTKNFLWSLGFNTSKNYNKITSSLETKKSWQAAASGGLYKDGYPVSGIWAFEYTGLSSIDGSPEFNLEGLNDLLADTDATVYMKYAGKLDPDFTGGVNTSLKYKQLTLSASFNLQVGGKKFLAPMFDSNMNNTTPYEYNNLPKDLVKRWRKPGDEEITNVPSLPARGRGAIVLPTTTERAHLLYNYSDIRVVNASFLRCNNITLSYNISEGWIKKFAQNMGFTFSVSNPFIIVSKDFKGRDPEVATGSQPISQTYTLSVNLSF, from the coding sequence ATGAAATTGAAACTTGTACTTATTTTGATCAGTAGTTTCCAGCTATCTGCCGCGGTGTATTCGCAGGATAACAGGTTAACACTGAAGATGGAAGATGCGTCACTGGAACAAGTGATCTGGGAAATTCAGAAACAGACGGATTTCGTGTTCATGTATGGTACACGTGATATTACTAAGGTGACAAACCTGACCGTGGACATGACAGATAAAACTGTAAATGAAATATTGGATCAGTGTTTACGTCATTCGGGACTGGTTTACACGATCTCCGGAAATGCTGTGATTATCAAACGTGCCGATGATGACAAAAAAGAAATGACGGTTATCAAGGGTGTCGTGAAGGATAAAAACGGCGATCCGCTACCTGGGGTGACGATCATAGAGAAGGGAACTTCCATCGGGGTTGCGACCGGAATTAATGGAGAATTCACTTTCAGCACGACGAAAAAGGATAGCGTTACACTTTTGTTCACTTTCGTGGGAATGAAGATGAAACAGGTGCTGTGGAACGGGCAGAAAACCTTGAACGTGGTTATGGAAGAAGATGCACAGGAGATGGAAGAAGTCGTGGTAACGGGGTATCAAGTCATCAAGAAATCAAATATGGCCGGTTCCGTGAGTACGATTGGTGCCGAGGATTTAATATTGAACGGTACCCAGTCTCTTGAACAGGCTTTGCAGGGAAAACTCCCGGGAGTGGTTGTCTTGAATCAGGATGGTTTGGTTGGAACTCGGCAAAAGGTAAGAGTCCGAGGTACTTCTACCTTGTTGGGTAGTCAAGAGCCGGTGTGGGTCGTGGACGGAATTATACAAGAAGATCCACTTCCTTTTAAAGCCACGGAGTTAGTTGCTTTTGGTAGTGATCCGGATAATATTGATATGATTCGGAATTTCGTGGGAAGTTCTATTGCTTGGTTAAATCCATCCGATATACAGGATGTTACGGTGTTGAAAGACGCATCGGCCACGGCCATATACGGAATAAAGGCGGCTAATGGAGTTATCGTGATTACGACGAAGAAAGGAACGAGCGGACGAATGTCTCTTAATTATTCCGGAAATTTCACGATTGGTTCGAAAATCACGTACAATAAGATGAATTTGATGAATTCAAAACAGCGTGTGGACGTTTCCCGTGAGATTTATAATGAAGGTCTTGTTTCCGGAACCTCGTTAAGTCCGGTAGGATACCAAGGTTTGTTACAACAATACCTTGAAGAAAAGATTTCTTACGCTCAATTTAATGACGGCGTGAAGAAACTGGAAGTGATAAATACCGATTGGTTTGATTTATTATACGAAAATCCTTTTAGTCATAGTCACAACATCAGTATGTCCGGGGGGAATGAAAACTCGACTTACTATGCCTCGTTTGGGATCATGAAAAAGAACGGTACCGCCAAGGGTAATGACTCTGAAAATTATCAGGGAAGTGTGTCTGTAAACACGAAAATGTGGGATAAAGTGCAGATTTCCGGGAAACTTGCGGGAAGTGTTGCCAAAACGAAAGCTTTCAATAAAGTAACTCCTTACACGTATGCATCTAAAACGAGTCGTGTGATTGCGGCTTTTGATGATAAGGGGGACTATTATTATTATAAAAACTATTCAGGCTACATGTATAACGTGCTGAACGAGTTGGATAACACGGGAAACCAGAATACGACGAGCAGCATTAATGCAAACTTGAGCTTGAATTGGGAAATATTTAAAGGTTTTAAATTTGAAACGACATTCGGTTACGCTTATTCGTCTTCTTATGGTGAAACATGGGCTACGGAATACTCCGCATATATCGCCCAAAAACGTACCTATGAATTTGGGGCTTACGGGCCGAATGATATAGAATATCAACGTTCGAAGTTACCGCATGGAGGAGAATTAAGTATTGCGGAGTACCGGAATAATTCGTACACGTGGAGGAATCAAGTTTCTTACGTGAAAAACTTTGGTGTGCATTTGATTACAGCCATGATTGGACAAGAATCTAAGAGTTCCAAGTATGACGGGCTAACTGAAACTGTTTACGGGTACCTGCCCGGACGCGGCAAGACGGTGCTGAACCCTCCGGGAGCGATATTAGACAATTCAGGTAATACAATTGCTAATTCTCTGGTTGAAGAACAGGTGAAAGTAAGTATAAAAGATAATACTACTAATTCGTTGTCTTTTTATGGAGCATTTACGTATACGTTTGATGAGCGCTACGTGTTGAATGCGAGTATTCGTTCGGATGCCTCGAACCGTTTCGGGCAAGATAAGAGCGCCCGTTATCAGCCCGTGTGGTCTGTCGGTTTAAGATGGAATATGGGCCGTGAACATTTTCTTGAAGGACAGAATTTTCTTAACGAGTTCAGTGTTCGTGCCTCTTACGGGTATCAGGGAAATGCGAATGAAAGTACGGGACCTGATTTGATTGCCTATATACCTTCCGGTTCTGAGGGAATGGCTAAAGAAACAGGTGAATATCTATTAAAGATCAAAAGTTTGCCCAATCCTAAATTGAAGTGGGAAAAGACTCAAACTACGGATATTGGGGCCGATTTTGTTTTCTGGAATAATAAAATCTCCGGAACATTCGAGTATTATTACAAAAAAACGACAGATGTTATTGTTAATCGCGAACTTCCTTACGAGGATGGTGTGTTAAGTATGCCGATGAATGGCGGTTCGCTCAAGAATTCTGGTTGGGAGTTGAGCTTTAGCCTGACTCCGGTACGGACAAAAAATTTCTTATGGTCTTTGGGTTTCAATACCTCTAAAAACTATAATAAAATCACCAGTTCTTTGGAAACAAAGAAGAGTTGGCAGGCGGCGGCTTCCGGGGGATTGTATAAAGATGGTTATCCTGTATCCGGCATCTGGGCTTTTGAATACACGGGGTTGTCGTCTATCGACGGGAGTCCTGAATTCAACTTGGAAGGGTTGAATGATCTTCTTGCGGATACAGATGCTACCGTGTACATGAAATATGCGGGGAAACTCGATCCTGATTTTACGGGAGGAGTCAATACTTCGTTAAAGTATAAGCAGTTAACATTGTCGGCTTCGTTCAACCTGCAAGTGGGAGGCAAGAAGTTCTTGGCCCCGATGTTTGATTCGAACATGAACAACACGACGCCTTACGAGTACAATAATCTGCCGAAAGACTTGGTGAAGAGATGGCGTAAACCGGGAGACGAGGAAATAACCAATGTCCCCTCGTTGCCGGCAAGAGGACGGGGAGCAATTGTTTTACCGACGACAACCGAACGGGCGCATTTACTGTACAATTATTCCGATATACGGGTGGTGAATGCTTCTTTCTTGCGGTGTAACAATATTACCTTATCCTACAATATTTCCGAGGGGTGGATCAAAAAGTTTGCTCAAAACATGGGTTTTACCTTTAGCGTGTCCAACCCGTTTATCATCGTGAGCAAAGACTTCAAAGGACGTGATCCTGAAGTAGCAACCGGTTCACAGCCAATTTCTCAGACCTATACGTTGAGCGTGAATTTAAGTTTTTAA
- a CDS encoding FecR family protein, with amino-acid sequence MKLTNKHFRIAEIMAAFFTGSQTEQDERDFEEWAKESDRHKAFVNRLLNPEEYEENRRALDKFQVEEAWSKMDKRIGDTKVRKLSSWRSVVRYAAVVLVLLSAGVYYWWNGEEVREEVPVLYQIAAGTTGARLTLGDGSVVDVLKDRAVELKEVDGTRIVTDSIGIDYSTRETVDTAEIMNTVQTLTGMEYMLTLSDGTKVFLNAETKLKFPTKFQKEERVVVLEGEAYFEVSKDVAHPFIVKTNGVEVKVLGTSFNLRSYSDENSIATTLVSGKVAMFAGENSEEIVPGEQAVYMKETGKMDVKPVDVTLYTAWHTGKFIFRNETLEEMMSYLARWYGVEYRFIDEGAKKLQIGARLDRYNNMNPIIEMLKKTGLVNITQVDNMLYISSTE; translated from the coding sequence ATGAAATTAACAAACAAACATTTCAGGATTGCCGAGATCATGGCAGCTTTCTTTACCGGTTCGCAGACAGAACAGGATGAACGGGATTTTGAGGAGTGGGCAAAAGAGAGCGATAGACATAAGGCTTTTGTCAATCGGCTATTGAATCCGGAGGAATACGAGGAGAACCGGAGGGCTCTGGATAAATTTCAGGTGGAAGAAGCGTGGAGTAAAATGGATAAAAGAATAGGAGATACAAAAGTTCGGAAACTTTCTTCGTGGAGGTCTGTTGTGAGATATGCGGCGGTTGTACTTGTTCTTTTGTCTGCCGGAGTATATTATTGGTGGAATGGGGAAGAGGTAAGAGAGGAAGTTCCAGTTTTATACCAGATTGCGGCGGGAACAACGGGTGCCCGGCTAACCTTGGGTGATGGTAGTGTGGTGGATGTATTGAAAGACCGGGCTGTCGAGTTGAAAGAAGTGGATGGAACAAGGATTGTCACGGATTCGATTGGTATTGATTATTCCACACGAGAAACGGTGGATACGGCCGAAATCATGAATACGGTGCAAACTTTGACGGGAATGGAATATATGCTGACACTTTCGGATGGTACGAAGGTATTTCTGAATGCGGAGACGAAACTGAAGTTCCCGACTAAGTTTCAGAAGGAAGAGAGAGTCGTGGTGCTGGAAGGGGAGGCATATTTTGAAGTGAGTAAAGATGTTGCCCATCCTTTTATCGTCAAAACGAATGGAGTGGAGGTGAAGGTACTGGGAACTTCCTTCAACTTACGTTCTTACAGTGATGAAAATAGTATTGCGACGACTTTGGTGTCGGGTAAAGTGGCTATGTTTGCAGGAGAAAATAGCGAGGAAATCGTTCCCGGAGAACAAGCCGTATATATGAAAGAAACGGGGAAAATGGATGTGAAACCAGTTGACGTGACACTTTACACGGCATGGCATACCGGGAAATTTATTTTTAGGAACGAGACTCTGGAAGAGATGATGTCCTATTTGGCCCGATGGTATGGAGTGGAGTATCGTTTTATCGATGAGGGGGCGAAAAAATTGCAGATAGGAGCCCGCTTGGATCGGTACAATAATATGAACCCGATTATCGAAATGCTTAAAAAGACAGGATTAGTAAATATTACACAAGTAGACAATATGTTGTATATATCTAGCACAGAATAA